In Daphnia pulicaria isolate SC F1-1A chromosome 9, SC_F0-13Bv2, whole genome shotgun sequence, the genomic stretch CattgttggtttgtttgtttacacgagttgttgttttcatttaGATTCGGAGCTTTCGAAGAGTTTAAAAAGCGCAGTGTCGATGCCAACGGAAATTTATCACCTGGTAAACGTCTGCTGTGCGGTTTGGGCGCTGGTGTGGCAGAAGCCATTTTCGCCGTGACGCCCATGGAGACAGTTAAGGTCAAATTCATCAACGATCAACGATCTGCCAAACCCCAGTTCAAAGGTTTCTATCATGGTGTAAGAACAATCATCAAAAATGAAGGTAAACAGTacttgcatttaaaaaaaaaaagcatgtAATTACTTGCGAGCTGTTATCTTCATTGATATTCAACGCTAGGCATCCGAGGAACCTACCAAGGTCTGACGGCCACGATCATGAAACAAGGGTCCAATCAAGCCATCCGCTTCTACGTGATGGAAACGTGTAAAGACTGGTATCGTGGTGGTGACTCGAAAAAAACTGTGCCAAAACTCGTAGTGGGTGCTTTTGGTGCCGTCGCTGGAGCTGCGTCCGTTTTTGGCAACACACCGATAGACGTCGTCAAGACCCGCATGCAGGTTTGTTAAGATTGCTAATCTCTTGATATTCATATCCGTTTACGTGCGATTTACCGTTTACAGGGTCTAGAAGCTTCCAAGTACAAAAATACCATGGATTGCTTCATCCAAATCTGGAAGAATGAAGGTCCAAGAGCGTAAGTTGCAATATCAAATTAGCTAAAtacttaaattttaaatattacttttttctttcaagtttcTACAAGGGAACGGTTCCACGAATGGGCCGCGTCTGCCTGG encodes the following:
- the LOC124313224 gene encoding putative tricarboxylate transport protein, mitochondrial, encoding MDRVKNERRPSVFPNRPWMMSLGAAAAGGEGNKGLKGIVAGGITGGIEICITFPTEFVKTQLQLDEKGGKRKYDGIADCVKKTVRNHGFFGLYRGLSVLLYGSIPKSAVRFGAFEEFKKRSVDANGNLSPGKRLLCGLGAGVAEAIFAVTPMETVKVKFINDQRSAKPQFKGFYHGVRTIIKNEGIRGTYQGLTATIMKQGSNQAIRFYVMETCKDWYRGGDSKKTVPKLVVGAFGAVAGAASVFGNTPIDVVKTRMQGLEASKYKNTMDCFIQIWKNEGPRAFYKGTVPRMGRVCLDVAITFMIYDSFMDLFSKVWK